In Ruminococcaceae bacterium BL-4, one DNA window encodes the following:
- the pth gene encoding peptidyl-tRNA hydrolase (Evidence 2a : Function from experimental evidences in other organisms; PubMedId : 8635758, 12100553, 12682299; Product type e : enzyme): MFFQKSPEAVGSIEYLLVGLGNPGKEYEGTRHNTGFMAIDKIADDAGVKLDRLKFKGLCTSATFGGKKVLLLKPSTFMNLSGQSVTEAMRFYKLPPEKVIVLFDDISLPCGHLRIRRKGSDGGHNGMKNILYLSGSDQFPRIKIGVGKKPNPQWDLADWVLSHFSTDEMKLMDESTKNAAAAAALMVNDKIDEAMNRYNG; encoded by the coding sequence ATGTTTTTTCAAAAATCTCCCGAAGCTGTCGGCTCCATCGAATATCTTCTGGTGGGTCTTGGCAATCCCGGCAAAGAGTATGAAGGGACACGCCATAATACCGGATTTATGGCGATCGACAAAATTGCTGATGACGCGGGTGTAAAACTTGACCGTCTAAAATTTAAAGGGCTTTGTACATCTGCAACATTTGGCGGTAAAAAAGTGCTTCTTTTAAAGCCTTCCACTTTTATGAATCTTTCCGGTCAGAGCGTCACCGAAGCCATGCGCTTTTATAAGCTCCCTCCCGAAAAAGTGATTGTGCTTTTTGATGATATTTCTCTTCCCTGCGGACACCTTCGAATTCGGCGCAAAGGCAGCGACGGCGGACACAATGGCATGAAAAACATTTTATATCTTTCCGGCAGTGATCAATTTCCGCGCATTAAAATCGGCGTAGGGAAAAAACCGAATCCGCAGTGGGATTTAGCAGACTGGGTCCTCAGCCACTTTTCAACAGATGAAATGAAACTGATGGACGAAAGCACCAAAAACGCTGCGGCTGCAGCCGCTCTCATGGTAAATGACAAAATTGACGAAGCGATGAATCGCTATAACGGATGA
- the prs gene encoding phosphoribosylpyrophosphate synthetase (Evidence 2a : Function from experimental evidences in other organisms; PubMedId : 2169413, 3038693, 8522540, 22083279, 25890046; Product type e : enzyme): MNFHGKEIKIFAANASKSVAKQISECLGLPMGKSEVTTFSDGEISVSLQESVRGSDCFIVQSTCAPVNNNLMELLIMIDAMKRASAARITAVIPYFGYARQDRKAKARDPISAKLCADLITTAGADRVLTMDLHAAQIQGFFNIPVDHLRGVPLLASFLKERVADHVDDYVVVSPDLGSVTRARDFATRVGTPLAIVDKRRQKANVCEVMNIIGSVQGKKVILVDDMIDTAGTLCNAAKAIMEHGALSVTACATHGVLSGPAIQRIQNSVIDEVVLLDTVPLPPEKKLDKITLLPTAPTFAEAIERIYEDKPVSPMFI; the protein is encoded by the coding sequence ATGAATTTTCACGGCAAGGAAATCAAGATTTTCGCTGCCAACGCCAGTAAAAGCGTAGCAAAACAGATCAGCGAATGTCTGGGACTGCCCATGGGTAAGAGTGAAGTAACCACTTTCAGCGACGGAGAGATCTCCGTTTCTCTGCAGGAATCCGTACGCGGATCGGATTGCTTTATTGTTCAATCGACCTGCGCACCGGTTAACAACAACCTGATGGAACTGCTCATCATGATTGATGCGATGAAGCGTGCCAGCGCTGCCCGAATCACTGCAGTGATTCCTTACTTTGGCTATGCTCGTCAGGACCGCAAGGCAAAAGCCCGTGATCCGATCAGTGCAAAGCTTTGTGCCGATCTGATCACTACAGCTGGTGCGGACCGTGTCCTCACAATGGACCTTCATGCTGCACAGATTCAAGGCTTTTTCAACATTCCCGTTGACCATCTGCGCGGAGTTCCGCTTTTGGCATCTTTCCTTAAAGAGCGTGTTGCAGACCATGTTGACGACTATGTGGTAGTTTCCCCCGACCTCGGCAGCGTTACTCGCGCCCGTGACTTTGCAACCCGTGTTGGCACGCCGCTTGCCATTGTAGATAAGCGCCGTCAAAAAGCCAATGTCTGCGAAGTTATGAACATTATCGGCTCCGTTCAGGGTAAAAAAGTGATTCTGGTAGATGATATGATCGATACTGCCGGTACCCTCTGCAATGCCGCCAAAGCAATTATGGAACACGGTGCACTTTCCGTTACTGCCTGTGCAACTCATGGTGTTCTCTCCGGCCCCGCAATTCAGAGAATCCAGAATTCCGTCATTGACGAAGTTGTCCTTTTGGATACAGTTCCGCTGCCTCCTGAAAAGAAGCTGGATAAAATTACGCTTTTGCCGACCGCTCCGACTTTTGCAGAAGCGATCGAGCGCATCTATGAAGATAAACCGGTTTCCCCAATGTTTATCTGA
- the ppdK gene encoding Pyruvate, phosphate dikinase: MSHKYVYLFSEGNKDMRELLGGKGANLAEMTNAGMPVPQGFTISTEACTQYYNDGRQINDEIKAEIDEYLVKMEKICGKKFADPENPLLVSVRSGARASMPGMMDTILNLGLNDVVVKGLAKFTNNERFAYDSYRRFIQMFSDVVMELPKPEFEKIIDKKKAEKGVKMDTELSADDLKDLVVRFKAFYKEKKGEDFPSDPKIQLMEAVKAVFRSWDNPRANVYRRLNEIPYDWGTAVSVQAMVFGNSGDRSGTGVAFTRNPATGEKALFGEYLINAQGEDVVAGVRTPSPIAQLKQDMPEVYKQFASIADRLEKHYTDMQDMEFTIENGKLYMLQTRNGKRTATAALKVAVDLVDEGMIDEKEAVLRVEPKQLDALLHPQFDAEALKKAKALGKGLAASPGAACGRVVFSAEDAKEWAKNGEKVVLVRRETSPEDIEGMQVAEGILTVRGGMTSHAAVVARGMGTCCVSGCGEIIVDYDAKTFTLGGKTIKEGDYISLDGTTGNIYGEAIPSAPASISGNFGRFMGWADKYRQLEVYTNADTPRDAKQGRKFGAEGIGLCRTEHMFFEETRIKAMREMIVAETTEEREKALAKIMPFQQGDFEGLYEAMEGRPVIIRYLDPPLHEFLPTKEEDIKEIADELGITVARLKNVIASLHEFNPMMGHRGCRLCVTYPEIAKMQTTAVINAAIAVTKRNKFKVEPRIMIPLVGEVKELKFVKDVVVETADQLIKESGMDMKYQVGTMIEIPRAALTADEIAKEAEFFSFGTNDLTQMTFGFSRDDAGKFLDAYYENKIYELDPFAHLDQKGVGKLVKMAVELGRKTRPDIHLGICGEHGGDPTSVEFCHDVGLNYVSCSPFRVPVARLAAAQAAIKNPRK, from the coding sequence ATGAGTCACAAGTATGTCTATCTGTTCTCAGAGGGCAACAAGGACATGAGAGAACTCCTGGGCGGCAAAGGTGCAAACCTTGCCGAAATGACCAATGCAGGAATGCCGGTTCCCCAGGGATTTACAATCTCTACAGAAGCCTGTACCCAGTATTACAATGATGGCCGTCAGATCAACGATGAGATCAAGGCGGAAATTGATGAGTATCTTGTAAAGATGGAAAAAATCTGCGGCAAGAAATTTGCAGATCCGGAAAATCCGCTTCTGGTTTCCGTTCGTTCCGGTGCCCGCGCTTCGATGCCTGGCATGATGGATACAATTCTGAATTTGGGTCTCAATGACGTTGTGGTTAAGGGTCTTGCAAAGTTCACGAACAATGAGCGTTTTGCTTATGATTCTTATCGCCGTTTCATCCAGATGTTCTCGGATGTTGTTATGGAACTGCCGAAGCCTGAATTTGAAAAGATTATCGATAAGAAGAAGGCAGAAAAAGGCGTTAAGATGGATACCGAGCTTTCTGCTGATGATTTGAAAGATTTGGTTGTTCGCTTTAAAGCTTTCTATAAAGAGAAAAAAGGCGAGGATTTCCCATCTGACCCGAAGATTCAGCTGATGGAAGCAGTCAAGGCTGTTTTCCGTTCCTGGGACAACCCCCGTGCAAATGTTTATCGCCGCTTAAACGAGATCCCTTATGATTGGGGCACTGCTGTTAGTGTACAGGCAATGGTCTTTGGTAACTCCGGTGACCGTTCCGGCACAGGTGTTGCATTTACTCGTAACCCGGCAACTGGTGAGAAAGCACTGTTCGGCGAATATCTCATCAATGCACAGGGCGAAGATGTTGTTGCTGGTGTTCGTACACCTTCTCCGATTGCACAGCTTAAACAGGATATGCCTGAAGTATACAAGCAGTTTGCTTCGATTGCAGACCGCCTCGAAAAACATTATACCGATATGCAGGATATGGAGTTCACCATTGAAAATGGCAAGCTCTATATGCTGCAGACTCGTAACGGCAAACGTACCGCAACCGCAGCTCTGAAAGTTGCTGTTGACCTTGTGGACGAGGGCATGATCGACGAGAAAGAAGCAGTTCTCCGTGTTGAGCCGAAGCAGCTCGATGCTTTGCTTCATCCGCAGTTTGACGCTGAAGCACTTAAAAAGGCAAAGGCACTTGGCAAAGGATTGGCTGCATCTCCGGGCGCTGCCTGCGGCCGTGTTGTTTTCTCTGCTGAAGACGCAAAAGAGTGGGCAAAGAACGGCGAGAAGGTAGTTCTGGTTCGCCGTGAGACTTCTCCGGAAGACATTGAGGGCATGCAGGTTGCAGAAGGTATCCTGACTGTCCGCGGTGGTATGACCAGCCATGCAGCTGTTGTTGCACGTGGCATGGGAACCTGCTGCGTTTCCGGCTGTGGCGAGATCATTGTTGACTATGATGCAAAGACCTTTACCCTCGGCGGTAAGACCATTAAAGAGGGAGATTATATTTCTCTTGACGGCACAACCGGCAATATCTATGGAGAGGCGATTCCGAGTGCTCCGGCTTCCATTAGCGGAAACTTTGGCCGCTTTATGGGGTGGGCCGACAAGTATCGTCAGCTCGAAGTTTACACCAACGCTGATACGCCCCGCGATGCGAAACAGGGCCGTAAATTTGGTGCAGAGGGCATTGGACTTTGCCGTACAGAGCATATGTTCTTTGAAGAGACCCGTATTAAGGCAATGCGCGAGATGATCGTTGCAGAGACAACCGAAGAGCGTGAAAAAGCACTCGCAAAGATTATGCCTTTCCAGCAGGGCGATTTTGAAGGCCTGTATGAAGCAATGGAAGGCCGTCCGGTTATTATCCGTTATCTCGATCCCCCACTTCATGAGTTCCTGCCTACAAAGGAAGAGGACATTAAGGAGATTGCGGACGAACTCGGAATTACCGTTGCTCGTTTGAAGAATGTAATTGCAAGCCTGCATGAATTTAACCCGATGATGGGTCACCGTGGATGCCGTCTGTGCGTTACCTATCCGGAAATTGCAAAGATGCAGACCACTGCAGTGATTAATGCTGCAATCGCTGTTACAAAGCGCAATAAATTTAAGGTTGAGCCTCGTATTATGATTCCGCTGGTCGGCGAAGTCAAGGAGCTCAAATTCGTAAAAGACGTCGTTGTTGAGACCGCGGATCAGCTGATCAAAGAATCCGGCATGGATATGAAGTATCAGGTCGGTACTATGATCGAAATTCCGCGTGCTGCTTTGACTGCAGACGAAATCGCGAAGGAAGCAGAGTTCTTCAGCTTTGGTACAAACGATCTTACACAGATGACATTCGGCTTTAGCCGTGATGATGCTGGTAAGTTCCTGGATGCTTATTATGAGAATAAGATCTATGAATTGGATCCGTTTGCACACCTGGATCAAAAGGGTGTTGGCAAGTTGGTAAAGATGGCTGTTGAGCTGGGCCGCAAGACCCGCCCGGATATCCATCTTGGAATCTGCGGCGAACACGGTGGCGATCCGACTTCTGTTGAATTCTGCCATGATGTTGGTCTTAATTATGTTTCCTGTTCACCGTTCCGCGTGCCGGTTGCACGTCTGGCTGCGGCACAGGCTGCTATTAAGAATCCTCGCAAGTAA
- a CDS encoding protein of unknown function (Evidence 5 : Unknown function), translating into MDKIVLFKNITEFDDNQMKEFAKFLWEKLPGGRRLQRRMKNSLLGGALAFLMIAIICAVQPEQMLIAVLAVILSIVSFIVAFHQENFQEKVYFERMPASQNRIHYQFCQDHLSVLAEGTNDHFFWSDLQNLFGTSHFVFLIFSKEYLPVSLEYFSNEDRQNFLEFLDQVKIV; encoded by the coding sequence ATGGACAAAATAGTGCTATTTAAAAACATAACAGAATTTGACGACAATCAGATGAAAGAATTTGCCAAATTTCTTTGGGAAAAATTACCTGGAGGAAGAAGGCTGCAGCGCAGAATGAAAAACAGTTTGCTGGGGGGCGCACTTGCATTTCTAATGATTGCCATTATTTGTGCAGTGCAGCCGGAACAAATGCTGATTGCTGTTTTGGCTGTTATTTTAAGTATCGTTAGTTTTATAGTTGCTTTTCATCAGGAAAATTTTCAGGAAAAAGTTTATTTTGAACGAATGCCTGCGTCTCAAAACAGGATTCACTATCAGTTTTGTCAGGATCATCTTTCAGTATTGGCAGAGGGAACAAACGATCATTTCTTTTGGAGCGATCTGCAAAATCTTTTTGGAACTTCGCATTTTGTTTTTCTCATTTTTTCCAAAGAATATCTTCCCGTTTCCCTAGAATATTTTTCTAACGAAGATCGTCAAAATTTTTTGGAGTTTTTAGATCAGGTTAAAATTGTATAA
- a CDS encoding D-alanine--poly(Phosphoribitol) ligase encodes MKNILEWIERSEKNFSEKTAFSDDQQEVTYKQLLEQAKALGSFLGKFGQKNHAVALLIPRSVETLAAMMGVAYSGNFYVVLDTEMPQKRMTAILGKISPFVILTIDSLKEKADELLPGKAVVFENAVQEPINEKLLLEIRENMVDADPLYALFTSGSTGMPKGVVVCHRNVISYINWYVSAFSIDDSVVFGSQTPFYFSMSVSDVYSTLCAGGTLHIIQKQTFSFPLQLLQQLNAKKVNTIYWVPSALCLLANWKAFDYEKPQFLKRVLFAGETMPTRQLNYWMGHLPDCTFANLFGPTETTDICTYYVVNREFADGESLPIGHACNNCDVFVLDENNHLVEPGEKGELFVRGSFVAPGYYAESEKTADAFVQNPLNPYYPEPVYKTGDLVLYNSYGELEYAGRKDFQIKHMGYRIELGEVEAAASAVTEISSCAVCYDRGSDQIILFYQGKKILDEDLMKQLKRRLPPYMLPGRLCRLKSFPYNQNGKIDRKKLLKDYQEQIKG; translated from the coding sequence ATGAAAAATATATTGGAATGGATTGAAAGATCAGAAAAAAATTTTTCGGAAAAAACAGCGTTTTCCGATGATCAGCAAGAAGTAACCTATAAGCAGCTTTTGGAGCAAGCCAAAGCACTCGGAAGCTTTTTGGGAAAGTTTGGTCAGAAAAATCATGCCGTGGCATTGCTGATTCCCCGCAGCGTAGAAACTTTGGCTGCGATGATGGGGGTTGCTTACAGCGGAAACTTTTATGTAGTGTTAGATACTGAGATGCCCCAGAAACGAATGACCGCAATTCTTGGAAAAATTTCGCCGTTTGTAATTCTTACTATCGATAGTTTAAAAGAAAAAGCAGATGAACTTCTGCCCGGAAAAGCCGTAGTTTTTGAAAATGCGGTGCAGGAGCCGATTAATGAAAAACTGCTTTTAGAAATCCGTGAGAATATGGTGGATGCGGACCCGCTTTATGCACTTTTTACATCCGGTTCTACTGGGATGCCAAAAGGAGTTGTTGTTTGCCACCGAAATGTGATTTCTTATATTAACTGGTATGTTTCGGCGTTTTCCATTGATGATTCCGTTGTCTTTGGCAGTCAAACGCCCTTTTATTTTAGCATGTCTGTTTCAGATGTTTATAGTACACTCTGTGCCGGAGGTACCCTGCATATTATTCAAAAGCAGACGTTTTCATTTCCATTGCAGTTGCTGCAACAGCTCAATGCCAAAAAAGTAAATACGATTTATTGGGTGCCTTCTGCGCTTTGCCTGCTTGCAAACTGGAAAGCGTTTGATTACGAAAAGCCGCAGTTTTTAAAGAGAGTGCTTTTTGCGGGAGAGACAATGCCGACAAGGCAGCTCAATTATTGGATGGGACATTTGCCGGACTGTACTTTTGCAAACCTCTTCGGACCAACCGAGACTACCGATATCTGCACTTACTATGTAGTGAACCGGGAATTTGCAGATGGGGAATCTCTTCCGATTGGACATGCCTGCAATAACTGCGACGTATTTGTTTTGGATGAGAATAATCATCTGGTTGAGCCTGGAGAAAAAGGAGAACTTTTTGTACGAGGCTCTTTTGTTGCACCTGGATATTATGCAGAATCGGAAAAGACAGCGGACGCTTTTGTACAAAATCCGCTGAATCCCTATTATCCGGAACCTGTTTATAAGACAGGAGATCTTGTTCTGTATAATTCTTATGGAGAGCTTGAATATGCCGGACGAAAGGATTTTCAAATTAAGCATATGGGTTACCGGATTGAACTGGGAGAAGTGGAAGCTGCTGCTTCTGCGGTGACGGAGATTTCTTCCTGTGCAGTCTGTTATGATAGGGGAAGCGATCAGATTATTCTGTTTTATCAGGGGAAAAAGATTTTAGACGAAGACCTCATGAAACAACTAAAGCGTCGGCTTCCGCCCTATATGTTGCCGGGACGGCTTTGCCGTTTAAAAAGTTTTCCTTATAACCAAAATGGGAAAATTGACCGCAAGAAGCTTTTGAAAGACTATCAGGAGCAAATAAAAGGTTAA
- a CDS encoding Acyl carrier protein — protein MDELLQILNTLKPGVDFTKETDLVKRGILDSLTIITLVNELKDEFDIEITLLDIVPKNFFSAQTIYDMVKRLQDE, from the coding sequence ATGGACGAATTACTGCAAATTTTAAACACCTTAAAACCAGGCGTGGATTTTACGAAAGAGACCGATCTTGTTAAAAGGGGGATTCTCGATTCTTTGACTATCATTACGCTTGTGAATGAACTGAAAGATGAATTTGATATTGAGATAACACTTCTTGATATTGTTCCTAAAAACTTTTTCTCTGCGCAAACTATTTATGATATGGTAAAACGTTTACAAGACGAATAA
- the dltB gene encoding D-alanyl-lipoteichoic acid biosynthesis protein DltB, with translation MAYNSLAYLVVFLVPVFLLYTIVPKRYKWIVLLAASYGFYLMGSGFLVIFLLITTVSIYFCALSLDKVAKNAAAVRKTLPKEEKKAFRQKIDKKKRRIVLLTVLVNILILLVLKYYNFLGGAMDGLLASVGLPKIFPAISRQIQPLGISFYTLQAISYVMDVYHGKYTADRNFGKVALFLVFFPQIVEGPIGRFDLLADQLYEGHTFDWQRTISGMQLILWGLFQKVVIADRADILVGKVCGNFANYSGITVILTMLIYTLQIYTDFAGSIDIVMGSAQLFGVSLSKNFDRPFSSHTVNEFWRRWHITLGTWLRDYVFYPVSISKPIFSLGKFTRKHLNTFFAGLVPAIISLFCVWFTNGFWHGAGVKYILYGMYYYAITILGLLFEPVFRRFFEATKINRKGKGFQAFQVVRTFFLVNVGMLIFRANTLRSFRAMFVSMFSGFNPSVLTDGSLLSLGLDYKDLIILAVGTLLLWIVGRLHTKGHHLRDELAQKNSFLRWGLSMAMLFVIIMFGAYGYGYVAINPIYGNF, from the coding sequence ATGGCATATAATTCACTAGCCTATCTGGTTGTATTTTTAGTGCCTGTTTTTCTTCTTTATACAATTGTTCCCAAAAGATATAAATGGATTGTCCTTTTAGCGGCAAGCTATGGATTTTATCTGATGGGCAGTGGCTTTTTGGTGATCTTTTTACTGATTACGACTGTTTCAATTTACTTTTGTGCCCTTTCTTTGGATAAGGTTGCGAAGAATGCAGCGGCCGTTCGAAAAACACTTCCCAAAGAGGAAAAGAAGGCTTTTCGTCAAAAAATAGATAAAAAAAAGCGCAGGATTGTGCTGTTGACTGTTTTAGTCAATATTTTAATATTACTAGTACTTAAATATTATAATTTCCTCGGCGGAGCAATGGATGGACTGTTGGCTTCCGTAGGACTTCCAAAGATTTTTCCTGCGATCAGTCGTCAGATTCAGCCTTTAGGAATTTCTTTCTATACGCTGCAGGCGATCAGCTATGTGATGGATGTTTATCACGGGAAATATACTGCGGATCGAAATTTTGGGAAAGTGGCACTTTTTCTGGTCTTTTTCCCACAGATTGTTGAAGGGCCAATTGGGCGTTTTGATCTTTTGGCAGATCAACTTTATGAAGGACATACTTTTGACTGGCAGAGGACAATCAGTGGAATGCAGCTGATTTTGTGGGGGCTTTTCCAAAAGGTTGTGATTGCAGATCGCGCAGATATTTTGGTCGGAAAAGTCTGCGGCAATTTTGCGAATTATTCCGGAATTACGGTAATTTTGACGATGCTGATTTATACCCTGCAAATTTATACGGATTTTGCAGGTTCCATTGATATTGTTATGGGAAGTGCTCAGCTATTTGGCGTTTCCCTCTCAAAGAATTTTGATCGTCCATTCAGCTCTCATACGGTCAATGAGTTCTGGCGGCGTTGGCATATTACGTTGGGCACATGGCTGCGGGATTATGTTTTCTATCCTGTCTCTATTTCCAAACCGATTTTTTCTCTTGGAAAGTTCACACGTAAGCATTTGAATACATTTTTTGCCGGTTTGGTTCCAGCGATTATCTCGTTGTTCTGCGTTTGGTTTACAAATGGTTTCTGGCATGGAGCCGGAGTAAAATATATTCTCTATGGAATGTATTACTATGCGATTACGATTTTAGGACTTCTTTTTGAGCCGGTGTTTCGTCGTTTCTTTGAAGCTACCAAAATCAATCGAAAGGGAAAAGGGTTTCAGGCGTTTCAAGTGGTGCGTACTTTCTTTTTAGTCAATGTTGGAATGCTGATTTTCCGTGCGAATACACTTCGGTCTTTTAGAGCGATGTTTGTTTCTATGTTTAGCGGGTTTAATCCCTCGGTTTTAACGGATGGTTCTCTTTTAAGCTTGGGATTAGACTATAAAGATCTGATCATTTTAGCGGTCGGTACACTTCTCTTGTGGATCGTTGGCCGGCTGCATACAAAAGGGCATCACCTGCGTGATGAACTTGCACAGAAAAATTCATTTTTGCGCTGGGGACTTAGTATGGCAATGCTGTTTGTGATTATTATGTTTGGTGCTTACGGTTATGGCTATGTTGCAATCAACCCGATTTATGGGAATTTCTAA
- a CDS encoding conserved exported protein of unknown function (Evidence 4 : Unknown function but conserved in other organisms) produces the protein MQIKHKSILKKCCCVILTLGILFGALKGLSFLVMPRDNTAEAGMYCPDGRGFYSYPQNSIDVFVVGNSDSYCGFSPMELWNNYGFTSYDSGEPEQRATQGLNMLKEILTHHKPKVVLLDLDEIFEGKNTIGNTFYDMFSYEFPVFSYHNRWKTLDLSNAFQEVNYTNQKSTIKMGGQHLHNKIKAYTGQNNMKKRSNFVSIPWASKYAMDEMQKLCQKNGVAFVLIDIPAAITWTGARHDAAKAYAESRGIPFLDLNTDLDSMGFNWETDTMDAGYHINIVGAAKVTKYLGEYLKQNYSLTDHRSDPNYSSWNDNYQIYQQAVQKISS, from the coding sequence ATGCAGATAAAACATAAGAGTATTTTAAAAAAATGCTGCTGCGTGATTCTGACCTTGGGAATCCTTTTCGGTGCGTTAAAAGGGTTGTCATTTCTTGTAATGCCGCGAGATAATACAGCAGAAGCCGGTATGTACTGTCCGGATGGACGAGGATTTTATTCTTATCCGCAAAATTCGATTGATGTTTTTGTAGTCGGAAACAGTGATTCTTATTGCGGTTTTTCTCCAATGGAACTTTGGAATAATTATGGATTTACTTCTTATGATAGCGGGGAGCCGGAACAGCGCGCAACTCAAGGCTTAAATATGCTCAAAGAAATTTTGACTCATCATAAGCCAAAAGTAGTGCTTCTTGATTTAGACGAAATTTTTGAGGGAAAAAATACGATTGGAAATACTTTTTATGATATGTTTTCTTACGAATTTCCCGTTTTTAGCTATCATAATCGATGGAAAACGTTGGATCTTTCCAATGCTTTTCAAGAGGTGAATTATACCAACCAAAAAAGTACAATTAAAATGGGAGGACAGCACCTTCATAATAAAATAAAGGCTTATACAGGCCAAAACAATATGAAGAAAAGATCCAATTTTGTCAGTATTCCGTGGGCTTCTAAATATGCGATGGATGAGATGCAAAAGCTTTGTCAGAAGAACGGGGTTGCATTTGTTCTCATTGATATTCCGGCAGCAATTACATGGACCGGTGCAAGGCATGATGCAGCAAAAGCATATGCAGAGTCGAGAGGAATTCCATTTTTAGATCTTAATACTGACCTTGACAGTATGGGATTTAATTGGGAAACAGATACAATGGATGCCGGGTACCATATTAATATAGTTGGTGCGGCTAAAGTGACAAAATATCTTGGAGAATATCTCAAGCAAAATTATTCTTTAACAGATCATCGCAGCGATCCAAATTATTCCTCCTGGAATGATAATTATCAAATTTATCAGCAAGCCGTCCAGAAAATCTCAAGCTGA